CTGGCAGATTTGAACTCTCCCCACTGCGGTATAGTGCATTTATTGCACGGACAGttccaccgggggggggggggggggggagggtggtaCAGATGTCCTGACCTCCCATGCCTCCCTTAATTTTTGAATGTATAAGCTGAGTATGGCTGTTGGCGCCCCATACTCAGGTTTACGTAACAGAATTTCCATAAAGCTGCCACCATCCCTTGCGGAAATAGCCCGCATCCGTGCTTGCTTAATGGACGCATCAAGAGCAACTACTGTCGCTCGGCTATGGATATCGGGAACTTAGGTAGTGTATCAATTGTTAGTGGTGGCGTCTGTGCATGTGTATTTTGAATGCAACGGTTGGCAGCACTGTAGCAGACTTCATCATGAAAGACGgtggggcgtgcaaacacgggcgcaAGAGAAGTGAACCACGCATTTGTGCTATCTTTGTCTTTCGTTTACGTGACCGCACGCTTTACTTTCATTCATGATGAATTCCTACCACCTAGCTCAACCCTCTGTCGTTCTGTAGCGGGAACTCGGTCTGCCCATGATAGCGCCAATTGGATTGCTGTCCCAATGTCAACGTCAGATGCATCGTGAAGGCTCTGCGCACTTGCCCGTGATCTTATGTTGGTTCAATGGAATTCAGCCGAATTCACAAACCAGCGCCATCTTGATGCGAATTGCTATGTAAACCTCTGCTTTCCGAACAGCCTACCACGACGGGAGGCACCTTTCGTCTGTCTAATAAGGTAAACGTGTCGGCTACTTGGTTCAGCGTTTTGATCCTGGGAACAGCGCGGAAAAAAACGAAGACAGTGCAGAGGCACGAAAAAAACACACCACACGTAGCGCTGCTATCAATTGACTTTAATGTGGCGAAAGACGTCTACAAGTACATACGTAACGGCCCctcgtcacacacacacacacacacacacacacacacacacacacacacacacacacacacacacacacacacacacacacacacacacacacacacacacacacacacacacacacacacacacacacacacacacacacacacacacacacacacacacacacacacacacgcacgcacgcacgcacgcacgcgcgcgcacgcacgcacacacacacaaacacacacacacacacgcacgcacgcacacacacatacacacacacgcacacatacacacatacacacgcacacacacgcgcacacgcacacaaaaagacAACAatccaaggaagaaaaaaattgcgctgCCTGTGGTGTGTTGTTCGCGCCTCCGCATTGTCTTTGTTTTTCAGCACTGTTCCCCGGATCAAGTTTGATCGGTCGTCTACTGATTGAAGTAGCGTTTACTTATGCCTACTCCTACGTCTTAGGAATGACCAGAAATCAAGAATGTGGAGTCTGTCGGTGTAAAGACACGATTGCGCGCTTTATCTGCGATTGTAgtcgcttcagtgcacaaaggTACCTAACGCCATGCTCGTCGAGATTGACAATAAACTCTTTACAGAAACTAGGCCATTTTCTGCCCGAACTACTTTGAAGGCGCTAGCGTGTTCTTTTAAAGCTACCAAATTTATTGAAAAAGTACAGCGTGCGGATAGCTTTTATTTTCCCTTTTTCTTCTCGCTGCCCTTTCCCTACATCCAGCCGTACTGTTAACATGATTAACCTCTTGTTCCAGCTCTCTTTTTGTAGCAGGAGCGAACGACGTTATGTCTTTTGTTGTTAATTTATTGCGAAGATGGTACGTTTAATGTAAGTGCTGTCGTTTAATCTTAGTGCTGTCGCAGAAAAAAACTTCATATCCGGATAAAATCACTGACATCTGgaaaagaaggaggaggaggaataaacgttgtCGAAATAGCACCGCGTAGTCCGCCCCTGATACATAACGAGAGCGGATCGTATGCAGTTAGACCTTCCGTGTAGCTTACTTCCATTAAGCCCATTGCCAAATCGTCTGGTTAATTTTACAACCGCTCTAGCAGGCTACAgactgaaaaaaattcggcagatcccacgtgccgtgggagtcgatgttatgcgaagcattcggCGGGAAGAAGTCTGTGGCGTTATTTTTTTACTCAGCGacgcgttacaaaatgacgctagagatttgtataaattttacacgcacacatatatgttgaagagccgcatatgtgttatataaccagttgtttacggttgggtaacgctgccaatggcaacgtgggtattaccaacagaagcggtaagctgatatgtagtgtttatacgtgTCCCAAgagtgcacgcacgtttcacgaattcgtgtgcatgtgtggaagaagttcttgacagttcttgaacaagggcatcatcaccgtgatcagtgagcaccagcagttggtcatgacttgttataggatccggtcgtgatcgtggtgacggggggtccatgtgtagtgaagtatgtggtatagtagagctgttggtattcgtggatgcctcggtcatttcttcgacaaattacctctcgatagagccggcgacctgtcggaacctgaagccacccttcgcgttggtgatgtataggccgtcgaggcttgtaggcctggatagtgctacgtagaccaacatcagtggatggtgcttgtcgtattcgtagactacctgggcgtttgcggcctacgtagcctagtctacaaagcggctgccaatcgatatggcatcatcctcggtcagcatgaggccatcgcccagcctcgtgagaaatgaagaggacactgcgtcgttctggcggacgaagtgcactttagggtgcagtgatgtggatatcatatataacattcgttaatgtattcctgtggggtcgagcaatgctttaatatagtttgctgaatcataggcatacaaacgtaattagatgcgaagcatcatatagcggagttcaaaccggtggtggtggtggtgtgcggcgtgaccacccttactgcgcatgcgcataccctctccacacacctcctctccactcctccgctccactacccctctccactcccctcaccctcccctccctctccctttctcctctccactcttcctctgaaacgcgggctagacatgccgaaattctctcctgcgcaacgccgagatgagcgccagcacatgcacgtcccctccccctctctctcctctcctacgctggccccctctcgcgcgcctgtcgaccgcgttccccactcgacctgtgagaattaacggccaggctagagggaagacacggcgcgcgtagcgttcctcttcgcgttccacgacgcgaggtcggtagcatgcccaacgaacgccaacggaacgcgatcgtgcaagtgctccggcttcgcatcgcctcatggtcccctttagtgggaaatggtgtaatttttttattagactgctatgaatgtggagcgaacactggaaccacagacgttaatctgatatgacgcctctatcgtaggagtatcatgtagtgtttattgctttcttgtaaaattagatagcaagcaccacaaccacgactgacgttgcaccgatattatgcctgcgtaggctgtttttccaaaccagtttatagaccaggtgtggctcagtggtagaatacctgattgccacgcagattgcttgggttcgattcctgctggaatcctaatttttattctttccattcgtcgagtcaacgctgtcgatgttggttttccttagcgctctagcatttaagttaccaatgtctgttctcgccgttcctgggtagatataaactgtcaatcacctctggcgcatacccgtacaccacggcccatggtaaacggggatgtgccacacgtgtctagtggaaacggtttgacgatgtacgcgataggattttcacgttattcatgtcatgacccgacaatcatattcgtcaaatcctcttaccctcccatgccaattttggtctacaccaagttaaggaggcgatcagtagaactcccagacgtaggcggctagatagatagatagatagatacgctcaaagtgccaaaggtacgctaagaaatgcttcgcatttaatagcttcTTGGAGAAGGTAAGGGGCGAGTGCAGTTACCTTTTACCAGGGACTCTAGGTGGAACTGGAACCAAAGAACAACTGGGATAAGCCCCAGTTTGTTCCTGTCGCATACTGGCAGCCAGTGTTCACTCGGCATGGGTTGGTCAGCTGCGCCGCTAACGCGTGTAGGTTGGCAGCCCAGCCGTGGCTGCGCCGACAGATGCGATGGGTGTCCAGGTTAAGTGGAATAGTTCGAAACATCAGTGCGAGCGTAAAATTGCCAGGATGTCTTCAAACCTCGCCTAGCTCTTGGTAGCCCGTGCACGGCACCATGTAGCACGGAGTGCCAGCTCTATCAGCGCTGAGCAAGGTTTTAGATTGCGCCGCACAAAATGATCAACCTAGCGCTCGGCGTTCTACCAACGTGTGAGTGGCAAAAATGTCTGGTACATGTTTCCTTAATTTTTCAGGAATGTCGAGTACCACAGGGAGGTCTCGCGAGCTGCGTTGCCGGATGTAAGTATTGGGACCCGCAAAGAGCTCAGGAGTGAACGCGAAGTCGTAAAGGTTACTTGTTCCTTCTTTTTGTTCATGTCAGTCTTTCGGCACTGGACCGGATGGGAGAAAAAGGTAAGCGTTCCTCGATGGCACATTCACAAGCAATTGGAAATGGTAAAAAACTGGTACAGGGATGCGCTTGACTACAAAACGTGCTAATACCACCGTTCCTTTAGTGACCTTGAAAGCCAGCGTACCGAAAGTGCAGGCGTGCTAGCTATTTGGGGATGTTCCAGTAGCTTAACTTTGCGAAACGAATCAAACAAGTATACTCGACAAGGTCGACTTCCAGAATGTTGTATTCAATGTTTTTGTCACTTTCAGACAAAGTGAAATATGAAGTTCGCGAATTATTTtggtaaagaaaaaaggaaagagaaatagtcgctcaggcggagcaattgCTGGCCAGGTCGTCCAGACTAACCTTGCCTGTGGCAATactaccaccaccatcaccactacCACACGTTATATAACAGATGCGTGTAGAATGACTCAGAGCTGGCGCCTGGGAGGCCAAAGAGCGCTGGCGCCAAATGTGACACTGAGCTCAGGATAGACGCAAAAACTTCTACGTTCGTCGATCGTGAGACGAAAACTGAAAGTTTTGGCGCTGGGTGACAAGAAAAGGAGACAATTCACGTAACTGTACGTGGTGACTCTGTCGAGAACTGAAATCGTGCTGTGACGGCAATGCGTGCCCCTTGTCCTCCCTACAGGGCCTTGGCTCGCATTGGAATCTACTTCGCTAGAGACACCTACCTCAAGGTCACTTCCGTGCCGAAATATAACGTGAGTGCCCAACGTGCTGCGATTTCGACAAAAAGTACGCCCGCCGTACTGGTACTTGGTGCACTCCTTAACACAAGGGACAAACAACGAACCGATTACAAGGGCGCGTTACTTTCTGCCAAATGAATCCGTGTAATTCCATGACTCTTTGTCCCCTCGTCTTGCGAGTCCGCTAAGTACCAGCAATACTAAATTTTTCCGCCTAGCCATAACCACCACCCTCATGGGTCAGCCACCTATTGAATCATCGGCCATCCTTATTCCTCATCATCAAACTTTTATCCCACAATGCGTTTCTATCTGTCGGCCTCCATCTTGAAATTGTATGGGTTGTATATATAGTTGGACAGCGTCTGTGTACCTGTCTGCGGGCGCAGGGAGGCCGAGTGGTGAGCAGCATCGGCGGAATCAACGGCATGTACCTAGGCGTGTCCTTCTTCGTGCTCTTCGGAATGTTCGAGACTCTGGTGCGGGCCGTCCGGCTGCTCTGGCGAAGACCTTTCGCCACCTCGCGGCGCCGCTTGTCGAGACGACGAGGAGGCCGCCATCAAGACGAGAAATACGGAGTACGCGAACTATGCCTGCTTAAGGAGTCTTGCAATTCATTGCTGGAGTTTTGCACAATCAGCATAATCGGAATGACTGCTACAGGTGGCAAAAAGCCGTTACAATTAAGGTAGCCAAACATAAAATCGAGTGCTGACCGTTGCATTGATAGGATGTAATGGACCTAATGCGTGGCTTGGTATGAAAGGGGCCTGACATATCGTTGCCACATGTGGCATGTCTTATGACTCTTTCATCGCTGTACGCTCTATAAAGTCTACCGGAGTGTGTTTCATCTTTTCCACAGAGCCACAGTTTTCGCAAGTCGATAGAGGAGGCTGCTTGTGTACGCCATCTTAACTTTTATAGCCGATAGTAAACTATCCCTAGCTACCGAGGTAGTCACTTTGTGCGCTTTGAATTATGTCTAGGGTCAATATGGCACAAAAATTTACACTGTTGGAGAGAGCTAGGCCGGAGGCTCTTGCGCTCCTGAAGGACATATTCCTTTGAAAACACCAATGTCTCGCATTGCAGAATAACAGATAGGTAGGTGAGTTCGTTTGTGTTCATAATGATATAAAACAgtagcgctagaacgaatacagagaACGAGATGAAGACATGACATGCGCTGTTCTCATAACTGCTGTGACAGTACAGCGCATGTCCGGTCTTCGTCTCGTCTTTTGTATTCGTTCAAGCACTACCGTTCAACATCATTATAAAGCAATGTCGCTGTTGTTGTGAAATATAGATTCCTTTGAATTTCTACTAAAACAAAGAGAACCGAAAAGCGAAACCAAGAGAGCTATCCCTGTCCTAATCTGCTTTGCACTGACATACGTATGCATCTGTATAATGCCGCACCAACTCGCCAACGCTATTCAACTCGCCTAGTTGTCCTGTGGTCTCACTAGGCTCGGAGTGACAATACTATAACAAAATTATAGCTACGAACGTGGTCAGCCATAGACAACCAATGAAGTTAGACAGGCGTGGAGCTTATATACGAAATAGGCATTCGCACACTGATCTATCGACTTtaacttgacaaaaaaaaaagcttaacgtGGGGCCTTTGACTTCCCTTTAAGGTCATGAAAGTGGAATAAAAAGgacatgcgttcatatccagctaacaatgaaatgtggcaacctgaaatgacaagtgatctcgataaaagatcagatcgcTATATCGGAAACGCTTGATCGCCGACAAGGCGACGATCGAGAGAGCTTCAGTTATtgggaaacggcgcatacaaatacaaaCGTGGCCGGTGCACCGTACAGGGCCGCATTTCTGTCCGCTCACCGGCGCCGCGTTTTTTgtggacgccgccaccgaaatctttGAGTTATAAAAGCATCGCTTAAAAGGTGATCTTTGCAGGATGTAAAGACGTCACAGACTCGATGTGCGATTGTGTttgaggaggatacaactttattaacAAGAAATTTCAGGGGTTCTGAGCCGGCCGCTCGTCTGCGCCGATCTCTTCCGTCCGGGCAATAATTGCGTTTTGCAGTttttcgtcgggggaccgtattaaggtctcccatgtcgtttctgatggagctggcagaagctctctggtTGGGGGAAAACCTTCACATTCCCAGAGGATGTGATTTTGGTTTGCTATGGCATTTTTATCGCAGTTTTTGCACACTGAGTCAACCTCTCCACCTGTGAAGATCGCTATGCGATCTTCACAGGTGGAGAGGTTGGGTGTTAGTTAAAGGTGAGGGTGTTAGTGGAGAGGTAAGGGTGTTAGTTTGAATTTGGCGGAGAATAGTGGCCTGCGCTCACGTGAGGTTGCTGTACGGTAGAGAGTAAAATCTCCTGTCATCTTTGTACATATTCGTAAGTTCGTTGTTGGAGGACGTTTCCTAAACGGACACTTCCTTGTACAGGTACACGAGTTACCAGACCTCACCGGTGCCTACAAGGGAAGGAGAACGCTCGACAACTGCCCTGACCTGCCAATCAGACACCGGGGAGGCTACTTCCGCTCCCGCATTTCTGTTCCCCAAGTACCCTATAGTCGTCCCGAGCAAAATGTGTGGAGTAACCATGATCACGTGACCGGATCTCTTTTCGGACGACACGAACGTCAGCGTCATCTCGACTTCAAGTCACTGGACGTGAGGTCCACCCTGCTGCCTGGATTACGTGGGCAGTACGTCGAGGAGCGTGGTCTGCATGATTAAGAAGCTTTAGTGCATACAAAGTATTATTATGCCATAAGGGCAAGTCATGTCGTgataaaagaaaatataaaaaaggaAACAAGCTTACAGACTTTATTTTTTCGTTTCCTATGAACTGCATAGAACAACACTAGTGTGCGATCTCTAACGCGAATAAACATACTCAGTTTCACGTGGGGCGAGGCTACATGTTCAAGAGATCGAGTGCGTCATCGAGTCTGGAAACGACATCAGGAAACGTCCATTGTCGTAATGGGATTTGCGTCAATATATAACCATGAgaatttcaaaaagaaaaagcttttccCAAAAATATTGATCATTTAGTCCGTAACTGGGGCAAAGAAACGATTTCATTCGAATTACTATCCTGAACTGCTTCATCGGTGCTTATCTCACGTTATCGGTGGATTGAGCGGCCGTAGACGGCTGATGACAAAAGAAGAATACAATAGAATGGAACGAATCATTACATTTTACCAGCATATATTTTAATAATTAGCTCAAGTAGgacatccatccgtccatccgtccatccatccatacatacatacaacgtACCTCACGCTTCCGGATGAGGCTGCGGTGACTCGGGATTTCCCAACGACTActgggcttttaaatgcgaagcatttcttagcgaacctctggcacttttagcgtttctatctacgtatctatctatctatctatctatctagccgcctacgtctgggtgctctcatgatcgcctccttaacttggtgtagaccaaaatttgcatgggagggtaagaggatttgacgaatatgactgccgggtcatgacatgaataaccttaaaatcctgtcgcgtacatcgtcaaaccctttccactagacacgtggggcacatacccgtttaccacgggccgcggtgtacgggtatgcgccacaggtgattgacagtttatatctacccaggaacggcgagaacagacattagtaacttaaatgctagagcgttaaggaaaaccaacatcggcagcgttgactcaacgaatggaaagaatgaaaattgggatcccagtaggaatcgaacccaagcattctgcgtggcaatcaggtattctaccactgagccacgccaggtctataaactggtttggaaaaacaggctacgcaggcgtaatatcggtgcaacgtgaattctggttgtggtgctggctatctaattttacaagaaagcaataaacactacatgatactcctacgatgtgtactcctacgatacaggcgtcatatcagattaacgtctgtagttccagcgttggttccgcttttatagcagtctaataaacattatgtttgtatttctatgattcagcaagctatactgaagcattgctcgaccccggaggaatacattaacgaaagttacatgtgatatccacatcaccgcaccgtaatgtgcacttcgtccaccagaacgacgcagtgtcctcttcatttgtttcgaggctgggcgatggcctcatgctgaccgaggatgatgccagattgattgacagccgctttgtagactaggctacgtaggccacatacgcccaggtagtctacgaatacgacaaacactatccactgatgctggtctacgtagcactatccaggcctagcagcctcgacggcctatacctcaccaacgccaaggggggcttcaggttccgacatgtcgccggctctgtcgacaggcaatttgtcgacgaaatgaccgaggcatccacgaattccaacagctctactataccacatacttcactacacatggacccctcgtcaccacgatcccgaccggatcctataacaagtcatgaccagctgctggtgctcactgatcacggtgatgatgccctattcaagaactgtcaagaacttcttgcacacatgcacacgggttcgtgaaacgtgcgtgcgttctcgggacacgtataagcactacatatcagcttaccgcttctggtgttggtaataccagaagaaaagaagaaatacgttgccattggcagcgttacccaaccgtaaacaactggttgtataacacatatgcggcttttcaatatatatatatatatatatatatatatatatatatatatatatatatatatatatatatatatatatatatatatatatatatatatatatatatatatatatatatatatatatatatgtgtgtgtgtgtgtgtgtgtgtgtgtgtgtgtgtgtgtgtgtgtgtgtgtgtgtgtgtgtgtgcgtataaaatttatacaaatctctagcatcattttgtaacgtgtcgctaagtaaaaaaagttacgccgcagtcacccaccctccgcatgcttcgcataacatcgactcccacggtaaatgggatctgccgaatttttcacgaACAATGTCGGTTATCGAGTCCACTCGAGGCTGCGATTCCGGAAACATCTTTCGCAGCActtcacgcacgaccgctcgGATGGCCTCGCGCATGTCGTCGGTGCTGAGGGCTTGAGCTTCGGCGTAGTTGGTCGTCGTTGAGCGGCGGTTGTACTACATTGTCCGCATCTCAAGCACCTTTTCTATTGTCGTAGTCTCTGTAAGGAATTCGTTGACAGTCTTGGGTGGGTTGCGAAGAAGTCCCGCGAACAACTCTTGCTTGACTTCTCGCATTAGGAACCGGAGTTTCTTCTCCTCAGATATggcggggtcggcgtgg
This window of the Rhipicephalus sanguineus isolate Rsan-2018 chromosome 2, BIME_Rsan_1.4, whole genome shotgun sequence genome carries:
- the LOC119381635 gene encoding uncharacterized protein LOC119381635; translated protein: MCGCENRDLPTTSNRRGAKAYPICEESREECIREVKVVMGLESVEHDCKCHRSCVNVEYHREVSRAALPDSFGTGPDGRKRALARIGIYFARDTYLKVTSVPKYNGGRVVSSIGGINGMYLGVSFFVLFGMFETLVRAVRLLWRRPFATSRRRLSRRRGGRHQDEKYGVHELPDLTGAYKGRRTLDNCPDLPIRHRGGYFRSRISVPQVPYSRPEQNVWSNHDHVTGSLFGRHERQRHLDFKSLDVRSTLLPGLRGQYVEERGLHD